One Desulfobulbus propionicus DSM 2032 DNA segment encodes these proteins:
- the acs gene encoding acetate--CoA ligase has protein sequence MSAMEDKITSLLAEGKVFQPPEEGSAQAWVKSMEEYKQAYAHSMEDPEGFWAKRAEELVTWDKKWDKVLEYDLSIPEVKWFVGGKLNLSVNCLDRHLTDGRRNKAAIIWQGEPEEDVRVYTYQMLHDEVCRFANVLKKKGVKKGDRVAIYLPMVPELAISLLACARLGAVHSVVFGGFSAVALQSRIEDCHAKVLITADAVLRGGKAIPLKPNADEALETCPSVETCIVVRRAGNEIEMKEGRDCWWHREIHAKDISSYCEPESMDAEDMLFILYTSGSTGKPKGVVHTTGGYLTYAMHTAQWVFDLKDNDVYWCTADLGWITGHSYILYGPLGLGATALMFEGVPNYPGPDRFWRIVEKFKVNIFYTAPTAIRALMREGVEPTQRWDLSSLRILGSVGEPINPEAWMWYFINIGKEKLPIVDTWWQTETGGIMISALPYVTPLKPGSATLPLPGIDAAIYNEEGKEASPNEGGHLVIRKPWPGMLRGVFGNPERYKKAYFNRYPDTYDPEDGARRDEDGYFWIMGRLDDVINVSGHRLGTAEIESALVAHEAVAEAAAVGMPHPVKGQAIFAYVTLMSWAEESEELRNELRQHVRKEIGPIATPDVIQWAPGLPKTRSGKIMRRILRKIAANDFADFGDTSTLADPTVVEQLVDTKKQMG, from the coding sequence ATGAGTGCAATGGAAGATAAAATCACCAGTCTGTTGGCCGAAGGCAAAGTATTCCAGCCGCCGGAAGAGGGAAGTGCCCAAGCCTGGGTCAAATCGATGGAGGAGTACAAACAGGCCTATGCCCACTCCATGGAAGATCCCGAGGGGTTTTGGGCCAAGCGTGCCGAAGAGCTGGTCACCTGGGATAAGAAATGGGACAAGGTGCTCGAATACGATCTGTCCATTCCCGAGGTCAAGTGGTTTGTCGGCGGCAAGCTCAACCTCTCCGTCAATTGCCTCGATCGTCATCTGACCGACGGCCGGCGTAACAAGGCCGCGATCATCTGGCAGGGCGAGCCGGAAGAGGATGTCCGCGTCTATACCTACCAGATGCTCCACGACGAGGTCTGTCGATTCGCCAATGTACTGAAAAAGAAGGGAGTGAAGAAGGGCGACCGGGTGGCCATCTACCTGCCCATGGTCCCCGAGTTGGCGATTTCGCTGCTGGCCTGCGCCCGCCTCGGCGCCGTGCATTCGGTGGTTTTTGGCGGTTTTTCCGCCGTGGCTCTGCAGAGCCGCATCGAGGACTGCCACGCCAAGGTGTTGATCACCGCCGATGCGGTGCTCCGTGGCGGCAAGGCCATCCCGCTCAAGCCCAACGCGGACGAAGCCCTGGAAACCTGCCCGAGTGTCGAGACCTGCATCGTTGTCCGCCGGGCCGGCAACGAGATTGAGATGAAAGAAGGTCGTGACTGCTGGTGGCACCGGGAAATACACGCCAAAGACATTTCCTCGTATTGTGAGCCCGAGTCCATGGATGCCGAGGACATGTTGTTCATCCTCTACACCTCCGGCTCCACCGGAAAACCCAAGGGCGTGGTTCACACCACCGGCGGCTACTTGACCTACGCCATGCACACCGCCCAATGGGTCTTCGATCTCAAGGACAACGACGTCTACTGGTGTACCGCCGACCTCGGTTGGATCACCGGCCACAGCTACATTCTCTACGGACCGCTGGGGCTGGGCGCCACGGCGCTGATGTTCGAGGGCGTGCCCAACTATCCGGGACCGGACCGGTTCTGGCGGATCGTCGAGAAGTTCAAGGTCAACATCTTCTACACCGCGCCGACCGCCATCCGCGCCCTGATGCGGGAAGGGGTCGAGCCGACCCAGCGATGGGATCTGTCCAGCCTGCGCATCCTCGGTTCCGTGGGCGAGCCGATCAACCCCGAGGCCTGGATGTGGTATTTCATCAACATCGGCAAGGAGAAACTGCCCATCGTCGATACCTGGTGGCAGACCGAGACCGGCGGTATCATGATCTCGGCCTTGCCCTACGTGACCCCGCTTAAACCCGGTTCGGCCACCCTGCCGCTGCCGGGCATCGACGCGGCCATCTACAACGAGGAAGGCAAGGAGGCCAGCCCCAACGAGGGCGGCCATTTGGTCATCCGCAAACCCTGGCCGGGCATGCTGCGCGGCGTGTTCGGCAACCCCGAACGCTACAAGAAGGCCTACTTCAACCGCTACCCGGATACCTATGATCCGGAAGACGGCGCCCGCCGCGACGAGGACGGCTATTTCTGGATCATGGGCCGGCTGGACGACGTCATCAACGTGTCCGGACACCGGTTGGGCACGGCCGAGATCGAGTCCGCCCTAGTGGCCCACGAGGCGGTAGCCGAGGCTGCGGCGGTCGGCATGCCGCATCCGGTCAAGGGGCAGGCGATTTTCGCCTACGTCACCCTGATGAGCTGGGCCGAGGAGAGCGAGGAGCTGCGCAACGAGCTGCGCCAGCATGTGCGCAAGGAGATCGGTCCGATCGCCACCCCGGATGTGATCCAGTGGGCGCCCGGTCTGCCCAAGACCCGCTCCGGCAAGATCATGCGCCGTATTTTGCGCAAGATCGCGGCCAACGATTTTGCCGATTTCGGCGATACCTCCACCCTGGCCGACCCGACTGTGGTCGAGCAGCTGGTCGATACCAAGAAGCAGATGGGGTGA
- a CDS encoding EAL domain-containing protein — protein sequence MTLRSRIFLAYTVFFLVPLCVVFGGGGYLIASALTHREEARAQADMTVVRQLAETATQTVFTHTLRTTAENIRLVCQTLFHQHQSGRLTLDEAQRLALEALAAQRVGQQGTVLCIDSQGMLLRHPDTTRIRTRLDAAVFSRLQQLTADGYLEHQPGGQPPTALYRAAFPPWGWTILATCELGERQRMLPQILAAGTPATALPVDGRQSFLLSPSGVFWPPLFPEAAPTPEQRQALLSLAETMRRQQNGRITWTPPTALQGEEKTILFRHQPDNDLLAGVVVPSAALREPFAQFRRLALFFLLPLALVALGLAHLLARRLAAPLRQLARDLDANDQDQPPPSAADESTDELAHIVMACARLQAALEHHRRQLVEEQEACILVQRQLHQEIASRKEMEQKLLAENATRKSAENYLQLFKSIFDNAIEGIYITDPEGRILTVNQSFCKITGYQDAEVIGRNPSMLGYGDQGKAFYQGMWRNLRTMGAWSGEVWNQRKDGTVCPQWLSISVIRNDQQQITHYFAFFHDITELKRREKQISIMAYSDALTKLPNRAALERRLTKAIARASRNHLNLAVFFIDLDNFKNINDTLGHDKGDQVLIEVADRLSGTIRSEDTLSRLGGDEFILLSESIDNEQAVYTLASRILASLKQPIQLTPHTIYINASIGIALFPEDGQTTQELIKNADMAMYKAKSEGKNTFVLFTREMNEKLLNRVRTENAIRAGLKKREFSVFYQPKIDLASERPTSFEALARWHRNGVVIGPDQFIPIAEESGLIDEMSLYVLDEVCLFLGKLQGHNLRMLPISVNMSPRTFNNVQIVETIDAILGSHHIDHRLIEFEITETTAMKDVQHTLATMHRFRQRGIRFSIDDFGTGYSSLSHLSEMPVSTLKIDKRFIGADDPNSRSIVSTITAMSKQMQLKVVAEGVETSNQLQWLRQIGCNEVQGFYYSRPMPEEETLHYLQLRADSPSQDTTAVQSVTIH from the coding sequence ATGACACTGCGATCGAGAATTTTTCTTGCCTATACAGTGTTTTTTCTCGTTCCGCTCTGTGTCGTGTTCGGCGGTGGCGGCTACCTGATAGCCTCCGCCCTCACCCACCGGGAGGAAGCGCGAGCGCAGGCCGACATGACCGTTGTCCGCCAGCTGGCGGAAACCGCCACCCAAACCGTTTTCACTCACACCCTGCGGACCACGGCCGAAAACATCCGCCTTGTTTGCCAAACGCTGTTCCACCAACATCAATCAGGAAGGTTGACCCTGGACGAGGCCCAGCGGCTTGCGCTCGAGGCACTGGCGGCGCAGCGCGTCGGCCAGCAGGGCACGGTGCTCTGCATCGACAGCCAGGGCATGCTCCTGCGGCATCCCGACACGACCAGGATCCGCACCCGCCTGGATGCCGCTGTTTTCAGTCGGCTGCAACAGCTGACCGCCGACGGCTACCTGGAGCACCAGCCCGGCGGTCAACCGCCGACAGCCCTTTACCGGGCCGCTTTCCCGCCCTGGGGCTGGACCATCCTCGCCACCTGCGAACTGGGGGAGCGGCAGCGGATGCTGCCCCAGATCCTTGCCGCCGGCACACCCGCCACGGCCTTGCCGGTCGACGGCCGCCAATCGTTCCTCCTCTCGCCGAGCGGTGTATTCTGGCCGCCTCTCTTCCCCGAAGCCGCACCCACGCCGGAGCAGCGGCAAGCCCTCCTGTCCTTGGCCGAAACCATGCGTCGCCAACAAAACGGCCGGATTACCTGGACACCGCCAACAGCTCTCCAGGGCGAAGAGAAAACAATCCTCTTCCGCCACCAGCCCGACAACGACCTGCTCGCCGGCGTTGTTGTTCCGAGCGCGGCGTTGCGAGAACCGTTCGCCCAGTTCCGCCGCCTCGCGCTCTTTTTTCTGCTGCCGCTCGCGTTGGTAGCCCTCGGCCTGGCCCACTTGCTCGCCCGGCGACTTGCCGCGCCGCTTCGGCAGCTGGCCCGCGACCTGGACGCCAACGATCAAGACCAGCCCCCGCCATCCGCCGCCGACGAAAGCACCGACGAGCTGGCCCACATCGTCATGGCCTGCGCGCGACTGCAGGCAGCCCTCGAACACCACCGCCGTCAGCTGGTCGAGGAACAAGAGGCCTGCATCCTTGTGCAACGGCAGCTGCATCAGGAAATAGCCAGCCGCAAGGAGATGGAACAAAAGCTGCTGGCCGAGAACGCCACCCGCAAAAGCGCCGAAAACTACCTGCAGCTGTTCAAAAGCATCTTCGACAACGCCATCGAGGGCATCTACATCACCGACCCCGAGGGACGCATCCTGACCGTCAACCAATCGTTCTGCAAGATCACCGGATACCAGGATGCGGAAGTGATCGGCCGCAATCCGAGCATGCTCGGCTACGGCGATCAGGGCAAGGCATTCTACCAGGGCATGTGGCGCAACCTCCGCACCATGGGCGCCTGGTCGGGCGAAGTGTGGAATCAGCGCAAGGACGGCACCGTCTGCCCGCAATGGCTCTCGATCAGCGTCATCCGAAACGATCAGCAGCAGATCACCCATTATTTCGCCTTTTTCCACGACATCACCGAACTCAAGCGCCGGGAAAAGCAGATCTCGATCATGGCCTACAGCGACGCCCTGACCAAGCTGCCCAACCGGGCGGCGCTGGAACGCCGCCTGACCAAGGCCATTGCCCGGGCCAGCCGCAACCACCTCAACTTGGCGGTGTTCTTTATCGACCTGGACAATTTTAAAAATATCAACGACACCCTGGGCCATGACAAGGGCGACCAGGTCCTGATCGAGGTGGCCGATCGTCTGTCCGGAACCATCCGCAGCGAGGACACCCTGTCGCGGCTGGGTGGCGACGAATTCATCCTGCTGAGCGAAAGCATCGACAACGAGCAGGCGGTCTACACCCTGGCCAGCCGCATCCTGGCCTCGCTCAAGCAGCCGATCCAGCTCACGCCCCACACCATCTACATCAACGCCAGCATCGGTATCGCCCTTTTCCCCGAGGACGGCCAAACCACCCAGGAACTGATCAAAAACGCCGACATGGCCATGTACAAGGCCAAGAGCGAAGGCAAGAACACCTTTGTCCTGTTCACCCGGGAGATGAACGAAAAGCTGCTCAACCGGGTCCGCACCGAAAATGCCATCCGCGCCGGACTGAAAAAACGGGAGTTCTCAGTCTTCTATCAGCCGAAAATCGATCTCGCCAGTGAACGGCCCACCTCGTTCGAGGCCCTGGCCCGCTGGCACCGCAACGGCGTCGTCATCGGCCCGGACCAGTTCATCCCCATCGCCGAGGAATCGGGCCTGATCGACGAGATGAGCCTCTACGTCCTGGACGAGGTCTGCCTGTTCCTCGGCAAGCTGCAGGGCCACAACCTACGCATGCTGCCGATCAGCGTCAACATGTCGCCCCGGACCTTCAACAACGTGCAGATCGTCGAAACCATCGACGCCATCCTCGGCTCGCACCACATCGATCACCGGCTGATCGAGTTCGAGATCACCGAGACCACGGCCATGAAGGACGTCCAGCACACCCTGGCCACCATGCACCGTTTCCGCCAGCGGGGCATCCGTTTTTCGATCGATGATTTCGGCACCGGCTACTCCTCGCTCAGCCATCTCAGCGAAATGCCGGTGTCGACCCTGAAAATTGACAAGCGGTTCATCGGCGCCGATGACCCCAACAGCCGCAGCATCGTCTCCACCATCACCGCCATGTCCAAGCAGATGCAGCTCAAGGTGGTGGCCGAGGGCGTGGAAACCAGCAATCAATTGCAGTGGCTGCGACAAATCGGTTGCAATGAGGTGCAGGGGTTTTATTATTCCCGGCCGATGCCCGAGGAGGAAACCCTGCACTACCTGCAGCTCCGCGCCGACTCACCGTCCCAGGATACCACAGCCGTCCAGTCCGTCACCATCCATTAG
- a CDS encoding MFS transporter: MNRSPLALPNIRLFVMFRVLFNARFYYPVFTILFLDYGLSLEQFALLNTVWAFTIVLAEVPSGALADLLGRKRLLVTTSGLMIAEMALLAFVPLGNPQGIFLAFLANRILSGLAEALASGADEALAYDTLAAHGLAGEWPRVLEVQMRAQSIGYMFAMTLGAVVYDPGMVNRILGWVGWGGNVTQQMTMRYPVYLTLIFGLLALAVTLRMRDSAGRTRRSQSVSSLAALWELSRLTVRAGGWIVHTPLALAIILYAMTIDHTLRLIVTLTSKYYRLIDLPEASFGLIGSLVAVLGLFVPRLARGMVERFSPARNLLLLGGGSLVVLGGLTVFVPYLGVLPMVAVFVALTLTSFFTSHYLNEIAESHQRATVLSFKGLAFNAAYGGIGLVFAGLMQRLRDTTALLHPEWPAARIEDQAFRLTMGYFPWYLVIGLLLVSLLCLSRLRRHRGATGQ; this comes from the coding sequence ATGAACAGATCGCCGCTCGCCCTGCCCAATATCCGTTTGTTCGTGATGTTCCGCGTTCTGTTCAATGCTCGATTCTATTATCCGGTGTTCACCATCCTCTTCCTTGATTACGGACTGAGCCTGGAGCAGTTTGCCCTGCTCAACACCGTGTGGGCCTTCACCATTGTCCTTGCCGAGGTTCCTTCCGGGGCGCTGGCCGATTTGCTGGGCCGGAAACGACTGTTGGTGACCACCTCGGGCCTGATGATCGCCGAGATGGCGCTGCTCGCCTTTGTGCCGCTCGGCAACCCGCAAGGTATTTTTCTCGCCTTTCTCGCCAACCGGATACTCAGCGGCCTGGCCGAGGCCCTGGCCAGCGGCGCCGACGAGGCCTTGGCCTATGACACCCTGGCGGCTCATGGCTTGGCTGGCGAATGGCCCCGGGTGCTCGAGGTGCAGATGCGGGCCCAGAGCATCGGCTATATGTTTGCCATGACCCTTGGCGCGGTGGTCTACGATCCCGGCATGGTCAATCGGATACTGGGGTGGGTGGGCTGGGGCGGGAACGTGACCCAGCAGATGACCATGCGCTACCCGGTGTATCTCACCCTGATCTTTGGCCTACTGGCGCTGGCGGTGACCCTGCGGATGCGGGATTCGGCGGGGCGAACGCGCCGGTCGCAAAGCGTGTCGTCCCTGGCAGCGCTCTGGGAGCTTTCGCGGCTGACGGTGCGCGCCGGCGGATGGATTGTGCACACCCCCCTGGCCCTGGCGATCATTCTCTACGCCATGACCATTGATCATACCCTGCGGCTGATCGTCACTCTCACCAGCAAGTATTATCGCCTGATAGATCTGCCGGAGGCCAGTTTCGGCCTGATCGGTTCGCTGGTGGCGGTGCTTGGCCTGTTCGTGCCACGCCTGGCGCGGGGGATGGTCGAACGGTTTTCTCCTGCCAGGAATTTGCTCCTGCTTGGCGGCGGTTCCCTGGTGGTGCTGGGCGGTTTGACGGTATTCGTCCCCTATCTGGGGGTGTTGCCGATGGTTGCGGTGTTCGTCGCCCTCACCCTGACCAGCTTTTTCACCAGCCATTATCTCAACGAGATTGCCGAGTCGCATCAACGCGCCACGGTGCTGAGCTTCAAGGGGCTGGCCTTCAACGCCGCCTATGGGGGCATCGGCCTGGTTTTTGCCGGGCTAATGCAACGGTTGCGCGACACCACGGCGCTGTTACATCCCGAGTGGCCGGCAGCGCGTATCGAGGATCAGGCCTTCCGTCTGACCATGGGCTATTTTCCGTGGTACCTGGTTATCGGCCTGCTCCTTGTCTCCTTGCTCTGCCTGTCCCGGTTAAGGCGGCACCGAGGCGCGACAGGGCAATGA
- a CDS encoding YgaP family membrane protein yields the protein MIITDWIHAIAGFFILISLALGVDSPNNPLFVSRYWLLLTAFVGANLLQFGFSKFCPLGLILKKLGVPEQR from the coding sequence ATGATCATCACCGACTGGATTCACGCGATTGCTGGATTTTTCATCCTGATCAGCCTGGCACTGGGCGTTGACAGCCCGAACAACCCCCTGTTCGTCAGCCGGTATTGGTTGCTGCTCACCGCTTTTGTCGGTGCCAACCTGTTGCAGTTCGGCTTCAGCAAATTCTGCCCACTGGGGCTGATCCTGAAAAAATTGGGCGTCCCGGAACAACGGTAG
- the alaS gene encoding alanine--tRNA ligase: MTGNEIRACFLEFFESKGHTRVAASSLVPHDDPTLLFTNSGMVQFKKVFMGEETRPYVRATTAQSSVRAGGKHNDLENVGYTARHHTFFEMLGNFSFGDYFKKDAIAYAWEFLTKKLGLDPNKLWVSVYNDDDEAYRLWERIEDLPKGRIVRMGEKDNFWAMGDTGPCGPCSEIHIDQGAEVGCGRPDCALGCDCDRFLELWNLVFMQFYRDEHGTMTPLPKPSIDTGMGLERVAAVLQGKFNNFDCDLFTPIIDHVAALAGKKYHENRADDVSMRVIADHARATTFLVADGVLPSNEGRGYVLRRIMRRAIRYGRALGLSSFFPGVCALVTELMVHAYPHLGDTRELLAKVVTNEEQRFGETLDHGLNKLEQEIRRLKKAEGERAVIHGDFIFKLYDTYGFPVDIVRDIAIEKGIAFDEPGFAQAMEQQREQSRKSWKGSDVDHLEAGIIELGSRGLKAEFIGYATTHGVSTVEGIVNASGQLVHEAKAGETLRLFCAQTPFYAESGGQIGDQGEITWEDGRFVVSKTLAPVEGLILHEGQIAQGTLTTGTRVELQVADRRTDTALNHTATHLLQAAMKKVLGDHVKQAGSAVDHNRLRFDFTHFSPLTHGEICTIEQLVNAQIRRNTPVDTTLLGREQAIAEGATALFGEKYGEEVRVVRIGDFSKELCGGTHARMTGDIGLFKIVMETGIAAGVRRIEAVTGAGAIHWVQELARQANAISAVLSGPLDGAVDKIQGLLKRHKELEKQIAALNASMALSDLDQLLASSIELDGMRVVASRVPLDSPKTLREIGDKIRDRMQSGIIVLGGEFEGKAALLAMVSKDLTGRIKAGDLVNRAAVIVGGKGGGRPDMAQAGGPMPDKLDEAINSVASIIKGLAGI; this comes from the coding sequence ATGACCGGTAACGAAATTCGCGCATGTTTTCTGGAATTTTTTGAGAGCAAAGGTCACACCAGGGTTGCCGCCTCCTCGCTGGTCCCCCACGACGATCCCACCCTGCTGTTCACCAACTCGGGCATGGTGCAGTTCAAGAAGGTGTTTATGGGCGAGGAGACCCGCCCCTATGTGCGCGCCACCACCGCCCAGAGCAGCGTCCGTGCCGGCGGCAAGCACAACGACCTGGAAAACGTCGGCTATACAGCCCGCCACCACACCTTCTTCGAGATGCTGGGCAACTTCTCCTTTGGCGATTATTTCAAGAAGGACGCCATCGCCTATGCCTGGGAGTTTCTCACCAAAAAGCTGGGGCTTGATCCGAACAAGCTTTGGGTTTCGGTCTACAATGACGACGACGAGGCCTATCGACTGTGGGAGCGGATCGAAGACCTGCCCAAGGGCCGCATCGTCCGCATGGGCGAGAAAGACAATTTTTGGGCCATGGGCGATACCGGCCCCTGCGGTCCCTGCTCCGAGATTCACATCGACCAGGGGGCCGAGGTGGGCTGCGGTCGTCCGGATTGCGCCCTGGGCTGCGACTGCGATCGCTTCCTCGAACTGTGGAACCTGGTGTTCATGCAGTTCTACCGCGACGAACACGGCACCATGACCCCCTTACCCAAGCCGTCGATCGACACCGGCATGGGCCTGGAACGGGTGGCTGCCGTGCTCCAGGGCAAGTTCAACAACTTCGACTGCGATCTGTTCACCCCGATCATCGACCATGTGGCCGCCCTGGCTGGGAAAAAATATCATGAAAACCGGGCAGACGATGTTTCCATGCGGGTCATTGCCGACCATGCCCGGGCCACCACCTTCCTGGTCGCCGACGGGGTGCTGCCCTCCAACGAGGGGCGGGGCTACGTGCTGCGCCGGATCATGCGCCGCGCCATCCGCTACGGCCGCGCGCTGGGGTTGAGTTCGTTTTTTCCCGGGGTCTGCGCCCTGGTCACCGAGTTGATGGTCCATGCCTATCCCCATCTGGGCGATACCCGCGAACTGCTGGCCAAGGTGGTGACCAATGAGGAGCAGCGGTTTGGCGAAACCCTTGATCACGGCCTCAACAAGCTCGAGCAGGAGATCCGGCGGTTGAAGAAAGCCGAGGGCGAGCGAGCCGTCATTCACGGCGACTTCATCTTCAAGCTCTACGACACCTACGGCTTTCCAGTGGATATTGTCCGTGATATCGCCATCGAAAAGGGGATCGCCTTCGATGAGCCCGGTTTTGCCCAAGCCATGGAACAGCAGCGCGAACAGTCGCGCAAGTCATGGAAGGGCAGCGATGTCGATCACCTCGAAGCCGGTATCATCGAGCTGGGCAGCAGGGGGCTGAAGGCCGAATTCATTGGCTACGCCACCACCCATGGGGTGTCGACCGTCGAGGGCATCGTCAACGCGTCCGGACAGTTGGTGCATGAGGCCAAGGCCGGCGAGACCCTGCGCCTGTTCTGTGCTCAAACCCCCTTCTATGCTGAGTCGGGCGGTCAGATCGGCGATCAGGGCGAGATCACCTGGGAGGATGGCCGGTTCGTGGTCAGCAAGACCCTGGCCCCGGTCGAGGGCTTGATCCTCCACGAAGGCCAGATCGCCCAGGGTACCCTGACCACCGGCACCCGGGTTGAGTTGCAGGTGGCCGACCGGCGCACCGATACCGCCCTTAACCACACCGCCACCCATCTGCTGCAAGCGGCGATGAAAAAGGTCCTGGGCGACCATGTCAAGCAGGCCGGTTCCGCAGTGGATCACAACCGGCTGCGCTTTGACTTCACCCATTTCTCTCCCCTGACCCATGGGGAGATCTGCACCATCGAGCAGTTGGTCAATGCCCAGATCCGCCGCAACACGCCGGTGGACACCACTCTGCTTGGCCGCGAGCAGGCCATTGCCGAAGGCGCCACCGCCCTGTTCGGCGAGAAGTACGGCGAAGAGGTACGCGTGGTGCGCATCGGCGACTTCAGCAAGGAGTTGTGCGGCGGCACCCATGCCCGCATGACCGGCGATATCGGGCTGTTCAAGATCGTGATGGAAACCGGTATCGCCGCCGGCGTGCGCCGGATCGAGGCGGTCACCGGGGCGGGCGCAATCCACTGGGTGCAGGAACTGGCCCGGCAGGCGAACGCGATCAGCGCGGTGCTCTCCGGGCCGCTCGACGGCGCGGTCGACAAGATCCAGGGGTTGCTCAAGCGGCATAAAGAGTTGGAGAAGCAGATTGCCGCTCTCAACGCCTCCATGGCCCTGTCGGATCTCGACCAACTCCTGGCATCCAGCATCGAACTGGACGGCATGCGGGTCGTGGCCAGCCGGGTGCCGCTCGATTCCCCTAAAACCCTGCGCGAGATCGGCGATAAGATCCGCGACCGGATGCAGAGCGGCATCATTGTTCTCGGCGGTGAATTCGAGGGCAAGGCGGCGCTCTTGGCCATGGTCAGCAAGGATTTGACCGGTCGGATCAAGGCCGGTGACCTGGTCAACCGCGC